The following proteins come from a genomic window of Chionomys nivalis chromosome 9, mChiNiv1.1, whole genome shotgun sequence:
- the Pdrg1 gene encoding p53 and DNA damage-regulated protein 1, with protein sequence MAMLSPEAERVLRYLVEVEELAEAVLSDKRQIVDLDTKRNQNREGLRALQKDLSTSEDVMVCFGNMFIKMPHPKTKEMIQRDQEHLDKEIERLRNQLKVKVNRLFEAQGKPELKGFNLNPLNQDELKALKVILKG encoded by the exons ATGGCTATGCTGTCCCCCGAAGCGGAGCGGGTGCTGCGGTACCTGGTCGAAGTGGAGGAGCTGGCCGAGGCGGTGCTGTCGGACAAGCGGCAG ATTGTGGACTTGGACACCAAGAGGAATCAGAACCGAGAAGGCCTGAGGGCCCTACAAAAGGACCTGAGCACCTCTG AAGATGTGATGGTTTGCTTTGGGAACATGTTCATCAAAATGCCTCATCCTAAGACGAAGGAAATGATCCAGAGAG ATCAGGAGCACCtggataaagaaatagaaagactCCGGAATCAACTGAAAGTGAAAGTCAACCGCCTCTTTGAGGCCCAAG GAAAGCCGGAGCTGAAGGGCTTTAACCTGAACCCCCTCAACCAGGATGAGCTTAAAGCCCTCAAGGTCATTTTGAAAGGATGA